From one Amycolatopsis sp. FDAARGOS 1241 genomic stretch:
- a CDS encoding sorbosone dehydrogenase family protein, protein MRKPGVVLLAVVAAFAAGCSGAASSSPPLTSAPSSAATGGFRVETVAGGLEHGWDIGFLPDGSLLVPQRPGKLALIRAGRTTEVRADFSDVLVQGEGGLMGLVLAADFATSREFTTCQTHQEADRAVDVRLVTWRLAADSSSATKVRDLLTGLPVNPSGRHSGCRPTLAPDGALLVGTGDTARPTIAQDRRSLGGKVLRINAKTGEPLPDNPFFSSADPNERRIYTYGHRNIQGVAIRPGTGQVLTSEHGPTFDDEVNLIRPGGNYGWDPSKGGTDSSYDESVPMTDTTRFPNAVRPLWTSGNITEATSGDAFLTGKQWGPNDGALAVVALKGQKLLLLHLDAAAHVTHVTLPPEFNEHFGRLRAVRSAPDGSLYVTTSNGSDDKLLRVTPA, encoded by the coding sequence ATGCGCAAGCCCGGAGTCGTGCTGCTGGCGGTGGTCGCGGCGTTCGCCGCGGGGTGTTCGGGGGCGGCTTCGTCGTCGCCTCCGCTGACCAGCGCGCCGTCTTCAGCGGCGACCGGCGGGTTCCGCGTCGAGACGGTCGCGGGCGGGCTCGAACACGGCTGGGACATCGGGTTCCTGCCCGATGGCTCGCTGCTCGTGCCGCAGCGGCCCGGCAAGCTCGCGCTGATCCGGGCCGGCCGCACGACCGAGGTCCGCGCCGACTTCTCCGACGTCCTCGTGCAGGGCGAGGGCGGGCTCATGGGCCTGGTCCTCGCAGCGGATTTCGCGACGTCGCGGGAGTTCACCACGTGCCAGACGCACCAGGAAGCCGACCGGGCCGTGGACGTCCGGCTCGTCACGTGGCGGTTGGCAGCCGACAGCTCGAGCGCCACGAAGGTCCGTGACCTGCTGACTGGCCTGCCCGTGAACCCCAGCGGCCGCCACTCCGGCTGCCGCCCGACGCTCGCCCCGGACGGCGCGCTGCTCGTCGGCACGGGTGACACCGCGCGCCCGACCATCGCGCAGGACCGCCGCAGCCTCGGCGGCAAGGTGCTGCGCATCAACGCGAAGACCGGGGAACCGTTGCCGGACAACCCGTTCTTCTCCTCCGCGGACCCGAACGAGCGGCGGATCTACACCTACGGCCACCGCAACATCCAGGGCGTCGCCATCCGCCCCGGCACCGGCCAGGTCCTCACGTCCGAGCACGGTCCCACCTTCGACGACGAGGTGAACCTCATCCGCCCCGGCGGCAACTACGGCTGGGACCCGTCCAAGGGCGGCACGGATTCCTCCTACGACGAGAGCGTGCCGATGACGGACACCACCCGGTTCCCGAACGCGGTGCGTCCACTGTGGACGTCAGGGAACATCACGGAAGCCACGTCCGGGGACGCGTTCCTCACCGGCAAACAGTGGGGGCCCAACGATGGCGCGCTCGCCGTCGTCGCTTTGAAGGGGCAGAAACTGCTGTTGCTCCACCTCGACGCCGCCGCCCACGTCACGCACGTGACGCTGCCGCCGGAGTTCAACGAGCACTTCGGCCGCCTGCGCGCCGTCCGCTCCGCCCCGGACGGCAGCCTCTACGTCACCACGTCCAACGGCTCGGACGACAAGCTGCTGCGCGTCACGCCGGCCTGA
- a CDS encoding class I SAM-dependent methyltransferase, whose product MSITTEFFRHPMLTGAIAASSGSLATAMTRDLGLESARSVVELGPGTGVFTASIVAALPPSAAFAAVEINPRLVGALRRAFPSVSVVEGSAETLATLLAEACDVVVSGLPWTAMPAVRQRQVLDAICGTLSSHGRFTTFAYAHTAWTPPARRFARLLRSRFSVVERTRVVWRNLPPAYVYRAALPACHLGALRDQPAAAAS is encoded by the coding sequence ATGTCGATCACCACGGAGTTCTTCCGCCACCCCATGCTGACGGGCGCGATCGCCGCGAGCTCAGGTTCGCTGGCCACCGCCATGACCCGCGACCTCGGGCTGGAATCCGCCCGGTCCGTCGTGGAGCTCGGGCCGGGCACAGGGGTGTTCACGGCGTCGATCGTGGCGGCGCTGCCGCCGTCCGCGGCGTTCGCGGCCGTCGAGATCAACCCGCGGCTGGTGGGTGCGCTGCGCCGCGCGTTCCCGTCGGTTTCGGTGGTGGAGGGTTCGGCGGAGACGCTGGCCACGCTCCTCGCCGAAGCGTGTGACGTCGTGGTTTCCGGTCTGCCGTGGACGGCCATGCCGGCGGTACGCCAGAGGCAGGTGCTGGATGCGATCTGCGGCACGCTGTCTTCGCACGGCCGGTTCACGACGTTCGCCTACGCGCACACCGCCTGGACGCCGCCCGCGCGCCGGTTCGCGCGGCTGCTGCGGAGCCGGTTCTCCGTGGTCGAGCGCACGCGGGTGGTCTGGCGCAACCTGCCGCCGGCGTACGTTTACCGCGCCGCGCTGCCGGCCTGTCACCTCGGGGCTCTGCGTGACCAGCCTGCTGCGGCCGCTTCTTGA
- a CDS encoding heme-binding protein → MTAHVFRAGAPADLATLRSLRELPGRWMGRGFNLIARPDKHDNQPFFLQLSATQETLEFAPIGAPVPNRGSAQDDIFFRGVHYTQQISDAVTGGALHFETGQWIDVPATTAPAAPETVARLATIPHGDALLAQGQPLTVQGGPRIDPADSTPITHSTGQPVTNAQYLAPFTTTPLPPGIPAGAIANPNVVLTEAIKNQQITETVVLPLSTTDVIGGSAGGIQNIPFVVTNANATSMTAVFWIEKVSDPVLGEFLQLQYTQTIILNFLDIDWPHINVGTLVKQ, encoded by the coding sequence ATGACCGCTCACGTGTTCCGCGCCGGAGCCCCCGCCGACCTGGCGACGCTGCGCTCCCTGCGCGAGCTGCCCGGCCGCTGGATGGGGCGTGGTTTCAACCTCATCGCCCGTCCCGACAAACACGACAACCAGCCGTTTTTCCTGCAGTTGAGCGCCACTCAGGAGACGCTGGAGTTCGCGCCCATCGGCGCCCCCGTGCCCAACCGCGGCTCCGCCCAGGACGACATCTTCTTCCGCGGCGTGCACTACACGCAGCAGATCAGCGACGCCGTCACGGGCGGCGCGCTGCACTTCGAGACGGGCCAGTGGATCGACGTGCCGGCCACCACCGCGCCCGCCGCGCCGGAAACCGTGGCCCGCCTCGCCACCATCCCCCACGGCGACGCCCTCCTCGCGCAGGGGCAGCCCCTGACCGTTCAGGGCGGCCCCCGCATCGACCCCGCCGACTCGACGCCCATCACCCACAGCACGGGCCAGCCCGTCACCAACGCGCAGTACCTGGCGCCCTTCACGACCACCCCGCTGCCCCCGGGCATCCCCGCGGGCGCCATCGCCAACCCGAACGTCGTCCTCACCGAGGCGATCAAGAACCAGCAGATCACCGAGACCGTCGTCCTGCCACTGTCCACAACGGACGTGATCGGCGGTTCGGCCGGCGGCATCCAGAACATCCCGTTCGTGGTCACCAACGCCAACGCGACCAGCATGACCGCGGTGTTCTGGATCGAGAAGGTCTCGGATCCGGTCCTGGGCGAGTTCCTGCAGTTGCAGTACACGCAGACGATCATCCTGAACTTCCTCGACATCGACTGGCCGCACATCAATGTGGGGACGCTCGTGAAGCAGTGA
- a CDS encoding helix-turn-helix domain-containing protein, giving the protein MAFPDALRDARTRRRLSQLELATRAGTTQRHVSFLERGRSTPGRGMVVRVAEALGVPLRERNALLLTAGFAPGYAETPLDDPALAPVLGSLRALLDGHRPHPALIVDRYGVLVAANDAFALLTEGVAPELLRPPVNVLRMALHPEGMAPRIANFADWAQHVLERPRQGLPDPRHRELLEELTAYLPKPAQPSADHLGFAVPLHLKTSLGDLRLITAITRFTTAVDVTIAELSLETFLPADAETAGLLRPA; this is encoded by the coding sequence ATGGCGTTCCCCGACGCGCTGCGCGACGCGCGGACCCGCCGCCGGCTGAGCCAGCTCGAGCTGGCGACGCGAGCGGGCACCACGCAGCGGCACGTGAGTTTCCTGGAACGCGGCCGTTCAACGCCCGGCCGCGGGATGGTCGTGCGCGTGGCCGAGGCACTAGGCGTGCCACTGCGCGAACGCAACGCCCTGCTGCTCACAGCGGGTTTCGCACCGGGCTACGCCGAGACGCCGCTGGACGACCCGGCGCTCGCGCCGGTGCTCGGCTCACTGCGCGCATTGCTGGACGGGCACCGGCCCCACCCCGCGCTGATCGTCGACCGCTACGGCGTGCTGGTCGCCGCGAACGACGCGTTCGCCCTGCTCACCGAGGGCGTGGCGCCCGAATTGCTGCGGCCGCCCGTGAACGTCCTGCGGATGGCCCTGCACCCCGAGGGCATGGCCCCGCGCATCGCCAACTTCGCAGACTGGGCCCAGCACGTGCTGGAACGCCCCCGCCAGGGCCTGCCCGACCCCCGCCACCGCGAGCTGCTGGAGGAACTCACGGCTTACCTCCCGAAGCCGGCACAGCCTTCCGCCGACCACCTCGGCTTCGCGGTGCCGCTGCACCTCAAGACCTCGCTCGGCGACCTGCGGCTGATCACCGCCATCACCCGCTTCACGACGGCCGTGGACGTGACGATCGCGGAGCTGAGCCTGGAGACGTTCCTGCCGGCCGACGCGGAGACGGCCGGCTTGCTCAGGCCGGCGTGA
- a CDS encoding LLM class flavin-dependent oxidoreductase — MEFGLLLPAGRAQLAAGGDVGAIVDLACEAERLRFDSVWAGDSIVRARIEPLTLLTAVAQATDHVTLGTAVLLPAFRHPVQAALTVTSLDLISGGRLVLGVGAGFPGFSEPEFELVGVRFKTRFSHLDDVVRLWRELWSGNPRSFHGKVLRYDWLPDVPRPAREGGPPIWLAGATPSALRRAGELYDGWLPYPPAPADYARGLAAIRPSRPFTPALFATVYVDDDAGRGTAVLEEYAKGTYQRPLSVVGGIQTMLTGPAPVVAAGLHAYADAGADHVLIRIGAIDPSTVAEQLPRIAEIVAQLT; from the coding sequence ATGGAATTCGGACTTCTCCTGCCGGCAGGGCGGGCTCAGCTGGCGGCGGGCGGCGACGTCGGCGCGATCGTGGACCTGGCGTGCGAGGCCGAGCGCCTCCGCTTCGACTCGGTGTGGGCGGGCGACTCGATCGTGCGTGCCCGCATCGAGCCCCTGACCCTGCTGACGGCCGTCGCGCAGGCCACCGACCACGTGACGCTCGGGACCGCCGTGCTGCTGCCCGCGTTCCGGCATCCGGTGCAGGCCGCGTTGACCGTCACCTCGCTGGACCTGATCTCCGGCGGCCGGCTCGTGCTGGGTGTCGGCGCCGGGTTCCCCGGTTTCAGCGAGCCGGAGTTCGAGCTGGTGGGCGTGCGGTTCAAGACGCGGTTCTCACACCTCGACGACGTCGTCCGCCTGTGGCGCGAACTGTGGAGCGGCAACCCCCGCTCGTTCCACGGCAAGGTGCTGCGCTACGACTGGCTGCCGGACGTTCCGCGCCCAGCGCGCGAAGGTGGCCCGCCGATCTGGCTCGCCGGCGCGACGCCGTCCGCGCTCCGGCGCGCGGGCGAGCTCTACGACGGCTGGCTCCCGTACCCACCCGCCCCCGCCGACTACGCCCGGGGCCTCGCCGCGATTCGTCCCTCGCGCCCGTTCACGCCGGCGTTGTTCGCGACCGTCTACGTGGACGACGACGCGGGCCGCGGCACGGCCGTGCTGGAGGAGTACGCGAAAGGTACGTACCAGCGCCCGCTGTCCGTCGTCGGCGGTATCCAGACGATGCTCACGGGGCCCGCGCCGGTGGTTGCCGCCGGGCTTCACGCGTACGCCGACGCCGGTGCAGACCACGTGCTCATCCGCATCGGCGCGATCGACCCTTCAACGGTGGCCGAGCAACTCCCGCGGATCGCCGAAATTGTGGCGCAGCTGACTTGA
- the mfd gene encoding transcription-repair coupling factor gives MSGLLQAILPDPALRGVVERAGAPLLELQGPVTARQLVAAALAEDENRKGAGKPVLAVTATGREAEELTAALQALLGRARVVDFPSWETLPHERLSPRADTVGRRLEVLHRLHTGDDELKVVVSTVRSLIQPMAPGLGSLAPVDLVVGEEQSFEGLLERLVELAYTRVDMVEKRGEFAVRGGILDLFGPTAEHPVRVEFWGDEVSEIRAFAVSDQRSLPGEIQRVTAPPCRELLLTESVKAKAAELAVTYEADAHLAEMLTKLADGIPVEGMEALIPVLCEGELTLLTDAMPRGSHVLLADPEKIRARAADLVRTGQEFLEASWTTAAAGGQAPIDLGASAYRDLAEVAEHAQDTKRPWWTLTQLTTEDPDVYVIGVEAAPAYRGEFDRAMTDLRAHVASGGTGVLVVAGHGTASRAVEQLTSAEVPATLAGDGLTDVPPAGVVTVACGAVVDGFVSPERALVVLSEADLTGRGATAGTSTKDLNTKMPSRRRNAVDPLALKAGDYVVHTQHGIGRFVEMVQRTVAGATREYLLLEYASSKRGQPGDRLFVPTDQLDEISRYVGGELPTLNKLGGSDWKNTKAKAKHAVKEIAAELVQLYAARQAAPGHPFGPDTPWQSELEDAFPFTETNDQLAAIDEVKSDMERGVPMDRVICGDVGYGKTEIAVRAAFKAVQDGKQVAVLVPTTLLAQQHLNTFTERMQSFPVTIKGLSRFTHKTESDAIMQQLADGEVDIVIGTHRLLQTGIRYKDLGLVIVDEEQRFGVEHKEHIKALRTHVDVLTMSATPIPRTLEMSLAGIREMSTILTPPEDRHPILTYVGSYDDKQVGAAIRRELLRDGQVFYVHNRVSSIEKAAKRIRELVPEARVVTAHGQMNEDKLEKIIQGFWENEYDVLVCTTIVETGLDISNANTLIVERGDLLGLAQLHQLRGRVGRGRERGYAYFLYPPEAPLTETAHDRLATIAQNTELGAGMAVAMKDLEIRGAGNILGAEQSGHIAGVGFDLYVRLVGEAVDAFRRHAGAEPAEEEELAEVRVDLPVDAHIPHDYVEGERLRLEAYRKIAAAPDTAGLEAVREELVDRYGEPPSPVNRLLSVAAFRHACRAAGVTEVAVQGNTIRFAPLPLADSQLVRLKRLYPKALYKAVTNTVSVPKPTEGPAGGRMGAPTLRDQELLDWCTRLLAQLTKTPAAA, from the coding sequence CTGTCCGGACTCCTCCAAGCCATCCTTCCCGACCCCGCCCTGCGCGGGGTCGTCGAGCGCGCCGGCGCCCCGCTGCTCGAGCTGCAGGGCCCCGTCACCGCGCGCCAGCTGGTCGCCGCCGCCCTGGCGGAGGACGAGAATCGCAAAGGCGCAGGTAAACCCGTCCTCGCGGTGACCGCGACGGGCCGCGAAGCCGAAGAGCTCACCGCCGCCCTGCAGGCGCTGCTCGGCCGCGCCAGAGTGGTCGACTTCCCCTCGTGGGAGACGCTGCCCCACGAGCGCCTGTCGCCGCGGGCGGACACCGTCGGGCGGCGCCTGGAGGTGCTGCACCGGCTGCACACCGGCGACGACGAGCTCAAGGTCGTCGTCTCGACGGTCCGCAGCCTCATCCAGCCCATGGCCCCCGGCCTGGGCTCGCTCGCCCCCGTCGACCTGGTCGTCGGGGAGGAGCAGAGCTTCGAAGGCCTGCTGGAACGCCTCGTCGAGCTCGCGTACACGCGCGTGGACATGGTCGAGAAGCGCGGCGAGTTCGCCGTGCGCGGCGGCATCCTCGACCTGTTCGGCCCGACGGCCGAGCACCCCGTCCGCGTCGAGTTCTGGGGCGACGAGGTCAGCGAGATCCGCGCGTTCGCCGTCTCCGACCAGCGGTCGCTGCCCGGCGAGATCCAGCGCGTCACCGCGCCGCCGTGCCGCGAGCTGCTGCTCACCGAAAGCGTCAAGGCCAAGGCCGCCGAGCTGGCGGTCACCTACGAAGCCGACGCTCACCTGGCCGAGATGCTCACCAAGCTCGCCGATGGCATCCCCGTCGAAGGCATGGAAGCCCTCATCCCGGTGCTGTGCGAAGGCGAGCTCACCCTGCTCACCGACGCGATGCCGCGCGGCAGCCACGTGCTGCTCGCCGACCCGGAGAAGATCCGCGCCCGCGCCGCCGACCTCGTGCGCACCGGCCAGGAGTTCCTCGAAGCCTCCTGGACCACGGCGGCGGCCGGGGGACAGGCGCCGATCGACCTCGGCGCTTCGGCCTACCGCGACCTCGCCGAGGTCGCCGAGCACGCCCAGGACACCAAGCGCCCGTGGTGGACGCTCACGCAGCTCACCACCGAAGATCCCGACGTCTACGTGATCGGCGTCGAAGCCGCCCCCGCCTACCGCGGCGAGTTCGATCGCGCGATGACCGACCTGCGCGCCCACGTCGCCTCCGGCGGCACCGGTGTGCTCGTCGTCGCCGGTCACGGCACGGCCAGCCGTGCCGTCGAGCAGCTCACCAGCGCCGAGGTGCCCGCCACACTGGCCGGCGACGGCCTCACCGACGTCCCGCCCGCCGGCGTCGTCACGGTCGCCTGCGGCGCCGTCGTCGACGGGTTCGTCTCACCCGAGCGCGCCCTCGTGGTGCTCTCGGAAGCCGACCTGACGGGCCGCGGCGCCACCGCCGGAACGTCCACAAAGGACCTCAACACCAAGATGCCCTCGCGGCGGCGCAACGCCGTCGACCCGCTCGCCCTCAAGGCGGGCGACTACGTGGTGCACACCCAGCACGGCATCGGCCGCTTCGTGGAGATGGTGCAGCGCACCGTCGCCGGCGCCACGCGCGAATACCTGCTGCTCGAATACGCCTCCTCCAAGCGCGGCCAGCCCGGCGACCGCCTGTTCGTGCCCACCGACCAGCTCGACGAGATCTCCCGCTACGTCGGCGGCGAGCTGCCCACGCTCAACAAGCTCGGCGGCTCCGACTGGAAGAACACCAAGGCCAAGGCCAAGCACGCGGTCAAGGAGATCGCCGCCGAGCTCGTGCAGCTCTACGCCGCCCGCCAGGCCGCGCCCGGCCACCCGTTCGGCCCGGACACGCCGTGGCAGAGCGAGCTCGAAGACGCGTTCCCGTTCACCGAGACCAACGACCAGCTCGCCGCCATCGACGAGGTCAAGTCCGACATGGAACGCGGCGTCCCCATGGACCGGGTGATCTGCGGCGACGTCGGCTACGGCAAGACCGAGATCGCCGTGCGCGCCGCGTTCAAGGCGGTGCAGGACGGCAAGCAGGTCGCCGTGCTCGTGCCCACCACCCTGCTCGCGCAGCAGCACCTCAACACCTTCACCGAGCGCATGCAGTCGTTCCCGGTCACCATCAAGGGCCTTTCGCGGTTCACCCACAAGACCGAGTCCGACGCGATCATGCAGCAGCTCGCCGACGGTGAGGTCGACATCGTCATCGGCACCCACCGCCTGCTCCAGACGGGCATCCGCTACAAGGACCTCGGCCTCGTGATCGTCGACGAGGAGCAGCGCTTCGGCGTGGAGCACAAGGAACACATCAAGGCGCTGCGGACCCACGTCGACGTGCTCACCATGTCGGCCACGCCCATCCCGCGCACGCTGGAGATGTCGCTCGCCGGCATCCGCGAGATGTCCACGATCCTCACGCCGCCGGAAGACCGGCACCCGATCCTGACCTACGTCGGCTCCTACGACGACAAGCAGGTCGGCGCCGCCATCCGCCGCGAGCTCCTGCGCGACGGCCAGGTCTTCTACGTCCACAACCGCGTCTCCTCGATCGAGAAGGCCGCCAAGCGCATCCGCGAGCTGGTGCCGGAGGCGCGCGTGGTGACGGCGCACGGCCAGATGAACGAGGACAAGCTCGAAAAGATCATCCAGGGCTTCTGGGAAAACGAGTACGACGTGCTCGTCTGCACCACGATCGTCGAAACCGGCCTCGACATCTCCAACGCCAACACCCTCATCGTCGAACGCGGCGACCTGCTCGGCCTGGCCCAGCTCCACCAGCTGCGCGGGCGTGTGGGCCGGGGCCGCGAACGCGGGTACGCCTACTTCCTGTACCCGCCGGAAGCGCCGCTGACGGAGACCGCCCACGACCGGCTCGCGACGATCGCCCAGAACACCGAACTGGGCGCGGGCATGGCCGTCGCCATGAAGGACCTGGAGATCCGCGGCGCCGGCAACATCCTCGGCGCGGAGCAGTCCGGCCACATCGCGGGCGTCGGCTTCGACCTGTACGTGCGGCTCGTCGGCGAAGCCGTCGACGCCTTCCGCCGCCACGCCGGCGCCGAGCCCGCGGAAGAGGAGGAACTCGCCGAAGTCCGCGTGGACCTCCCCGTCGACGCCCACATCCCCCACGACTACGTCGAAGGCGAGCGCCTGCGCCTGGAGGCCTACCGCAAGATCGCGGCCGCGCCCGACACCGCCGGTCTGGAGGCCGTGCGCGAGGAACTCGTCGACCGCTACGGCGAACCGCCCTCGCCCGTCAACCGGCTGCTCAGCGTTGCGGCCTTCCGGCACGCCTGCCGCGCGGCGGGTGTCACGGAGGTCGCCGTGCAGGGCAACACGATCCGGTTCGCGCCCCTGCCGCTGGCCGATTCGCAGCTGGTGCGGCTGAAGCGCTTGTACCCCAAGGCGTTGTACAAGGCCGTGACCAACACCGTGTCCGTGCC
- a CDS encoding SCP2 sterol-binding domain-containing protein produces the protein MLTSPTWELQRPESAHALRGTGQTLQWLATDTGDGEGAWFVERRPDGATWQPGTRQADVTVAGPARSLLLTLTRRLPLTDRDATDLSIDGDTTLARHWLDNTAHVSG, from the coding sequence GTGCTCACCTCCCCCACGTGGGAGCTGCAGCGGCCCGAGTCCGCCCACGCCCTCCGGGGCACGGGGCAGACCCTGCAGTGGCTGGCCACCGACACCGGGGACGGCGAGGGCGCTTGGTTCGTCGAACGGCGGCCGGACGGGGCAACGTGGCAGCCGGGCACCCGGCAGGCCGATGTGACGGTGGCCGGCCCGGCCCGGTCTCTGCTGCTGACCTTGACCCGGCGACTTCCTCTCACCGACCGCGACGCGACCGACCTCAGCATCGACGGCGACACCACCCTCGCCCGGCACTGGCTCGACAACACCGCCCACGTCAGCGGCTGA